One stretch of Anolis carolinensis isolate JA03-04 chromosome 3, rAnoCar3.1.pri, whole genome shotgun sequence DNA includes these proteins:
- the LOC100552519 gene encoding interferon-induced GTP-binding protein Mx1 isoform X1 — translation MSRLRGRRVTPSGRRSRGLCKENSSDEEMSDPLRPQGFSPNYQPSGPFGLPQFPGGIKLAAPNVFGPMKNEGITFNTLFLQKENSNHPLEENQANKKPENTLYNQYEEKIRPCIDLIDSLRALGVEKDLALPEIAVIGDQSSGKSSVLEALSGVALPRGSGIVTRCPLALRLKKLPADHMWKGKINYLGNDMELSNPSQVEKEIRSAQNKLAGEGVGISDKLISLEISSPDVPDLTLIDLPGIARVAVGNQPTNIGEQIKKLIKNFIDKEETVNLVVVPCNVDIATTEALKMAQEVDPEGERTLGILTKPDLIDKGTEGTVVKILRNMVIPLKKGYMIVKCRGQQDIQSNLPLASAIQKEKSFFENHKCFAMLLQEKRATVPLLAEKLTNELVHHIRRSLPTLEEQINYQLQKANDEIRRYGKNVPNAEGERLYFLTNKIQLFNTDINSSVQGEEKLSDNDTRLCTKIRKEFQKWGQIVAENGKNIEKSLRPEEWRFENQYRGRELPGFINYRTFESFVRKHIIALEHPAVEVLNKVAEIVRQGFTEVAKAEFEDFPHLYQQAKKIIESIKEKRTAQAEGLIRIQFEMEQKLFCQDDVYRKDLSIIKEKTKEGESFVIFSGSLDGKKTLSSMGTGINLGGIPTQGDISITEITYHLKTYFNSAGGRLSCQIPLIIQFYVLQKYGDNLQNEMLQLLQRRDMLSILLQERKDAAEQRQLLSDRIRRLTEARSHLAKFSS, via the exons ATGTCAAGGCTTCGTGGCCGGCGTGTCACTCCTTCTGGAAGACGCAGTCGAGGACTTTGTAAAGAAAACTCTTCAGACGAGGAGATGAGTGACCCACTGAGACCCCAGGGTTTTTCCCCCAACTATCAGCCAAGTGGGCCTTTTGGCCTACCACAGTTCCCAGGGGGGATTAAACTGGCTGCACCCAATGTATTTGGTCCAATGAAAAatgaaggcattacttttaacACACTATTCCTGCAAAAGGAGAATTCAAATCACCCGCTAGAAGAAAACCAAGCAAACAAG AAGCCAGAAAACACTTTATACAACCAGTATGAAGAGAAGATCCGTCCTTGCATTGACCTCATTGACTCTTTGAGAGCTTTAGGCGTGGAAAAGGACTTGGCGCTGCCTGAAATTGCTGTGATTGGAGATCAGAGTTCTGGGAAGAGTTCTGTTCTAGAAGCATTGTCTGGAGTTGCTCTTCCAAGGGGCAGTG GCATTGTTACCAGATGTCCCTTAGCACTCAGGCTGAAGAAACTACCTGCTGATCATATGTGGAAAGGGAAAATCAATTATCTGGGAAATGATATGGAACTCTCAAATCCTTCACAAGttgaaaaagaaataagaagTG CTCAAAACAAATTAGCTGGTGAAGGAGTTGGAATTAGTGATAAATTAATTAGCCTGGAAATTAGTTCTCCAGATGTTCCAGACTTGACACTGATTGATCTGCCAGGGATTGCAAGAGTAGCAGTTGGTAACCAGCCAACAAATATTGGAGAACAG ATCAAAAAGCTTATTAAAAATTTTATTGATAAGGAAGAGACAGTAAATTTAGTGGTGGTTCCATGTAATGTTGATATAGCCACAACCGAGGCATTGAAGATGGCTCAGGAGGTGGATCCAgaaggagaaagaacacttg GAATCCTGACAAAGCCTGATTTGATAGACAAAGGAACTGAGGGGACTGTGGTGAAAATACTGAGAAACATGGTCATCCCCCTGAAAAAGGGATATATGATTGTGAAATGCCGAGGTCAGCAAGACATCCAATCTAACCTGCCACTGGCCTCTGCAATCCAGAAGGAGAAATCATTTTTTGAGAATCATAAATGTTTTGC AATGCTTCTACAAGAAAAAAGAGCCACGGTTcccttattggctgagaaacttaCAAATGAACTTGTGCATCATATTAGA AGATCTTTGCCCACTTTAGAAGAGCAAATAAATTATCAGCTTCAAAAAGCAAACGACGAAATACGCAGATATGGCAAAAATGTGCCAAATGCAGAAGGCGAGAGGCTATATTTTTTAACAAAT AAAATCCAACTGTTTAATACAGACATCAACAGTTCAGTTCAAGGAGAAGAAAAATTGTCTGATAACGATACCAGGCTGTGCACCAAAATTCGTAAAGAATTTCAGAAATGGGGCCAGATTGTTGCTGAGAATGGCAAAAACA TTGAAAAATCCCTCCGTCCTGAGGAGTGGAGATTTGAAAATCAGTATCGTGGGCGAGAGCTACCAGGTTTTATCAATTACAGAACATTTGAAAGTTTTGTAAGGAAGCATATTATAGCTCTGGAACATCCTGCTGTTGAAGTACTAAATAAAGTGGCTG aAATAGTGCGTCAAGGATTCACAGAGGTTGCAAAGGCTGAGTTTGAAGATTTCCCCCATCTTTATCAACAAGCTAAG aAAATAATTGAAAGTATTAAGGAGAAACGAACAGCACAAGCTGAAGGTCTAATTAGAATCCAGTTTGAAATGGAACAGAAGTTATTTTGCCAGGATGATGTCTACAGGAAAGATCTAAGCATTATAAAAGAGAAAACCAAGGAAGGAGAATCTTTCGTGATCTTTTCTGGATCTCTGGATGGGAAAAAAACTCTAAGCTCCATGGGCACTGGTATCAATTTGGGAGGCATTCCCACACAGGGAGATATTTCCATCACAGAAATTACTTATCATTTGAAGACATACTTCAAT AGTGCAGGAGGCCGTTTGTCTTGCCAAATCCCTCTCATTATCCAGTTCTATGTACTCCAGAAATATGGCGACAACCTCCAAAATGAAATGCTGCAACTACTTCAACGTAGAGACATGCTGAGTATTTTGCTCCAGGAGCGCAAAGATGCTGCTGAACAGAGGCAGCTTCTGTCTGACCGCATTCGTCGTCTGACTGAAGCAAGGAGCCACTTGGCCAAATTTTCTAGTTAA
- the LOC100552519 gene encoding interferon-induced GTP-binding protein Mx1 isoform X2, translating into MSRLRGRRVTPSGRRSRGLCKENSSDEEMSDPLRPQGFSPNYQPSGPFGLPQFPGGIKLAAPNVFGPMKNEGITFNTLFLQKENSNHPLEENQANKKPENTLYNQYEEKIRPCIDLIDSLRALGVEKDLALPEIAVIGDQSSGKSSVLEALSGVALPRGSGIVTRCPLALRLKKLPADHMWKGKINYLGNDMELSNPSQVEKEIRSAQNKLAGEGVGISDKLISLEISSPDVPDLTLIDLPGIARVAVGNQPTNIGEQIKKLIKNFIDKEETVNLVVVPCNVDIATTEALKMAQEVDPEGERTLGILTKPDLIDKGTEGTVVKILRNMVIPLKKGYMIVKCRGQQDIQSNLPLASAIQKEKSFFENHKCFAMLLQEKRATVPLLAEKLTNELVHHIRKIQLFNTDINSSVQGEEKLSDNDTRLCTKIRKEFQKWGQIVAENGKNIEKSLRPEEWRFENQYRGRELPGFINYRTFESFVRKHIIALEHPAVEVLNKVAEIVRQGFTEVAKAEFEDFPHLYQQAKKIIESIKEKRTAQAEGLIRIQFEMEQKLFCQDDVYRKDLSIIKEKTKEGESFVIFSGSLDGKKTLSSMGTGINLGGIPTQGDISITEITYHLKTYFNSAGGRLSCQIPLIIQFYVLQKYGDNLQNEMLQLLQRRDMLSILLQERKDAAEQRQLLSDRIRRLTEARSHLAKFSS; encoded by the exons ATGTCAAGGCTTCGTGGCCGGCGTGTCACTCCTTCTGGAAGACGCAGTCGAGGACTTTGTAAAGAAAACTCTTCAGACGAGGAGATGAGTGACCCACTGAGACCCCAGGGTTTTTCCCCCAACTATCAGCCAAGTGGGCCTTTTGGCCTACCACAGTTCCCAGGGGGGATTAAACTGGCTGCACCCAATGTATTTGGTCCAATGAAAAatgaaggcattacttttaacACACTATTCCTGCAAAAGGAGAATTCAAATCACCCGCTAGAAGAAAACCAAGCAAACAAG AAGCCAGAAAACACTTTATACAACCAGTATGAAGAGAAGATCCGTCCTTGCATTGACCTCATTGACTCTTTGAGAGCTTTAGGCGTGGAAAAGGACTTGGCGCTGCCTGAAATTGCTGTGATTGGAGATCAGAGTTCTGGGAAGAGTTCTGTTCTAGAAGCATTGTCTGGAGTTGCTCTTCCAAGGGGCAGTG GCATTGTTACCAGATGTCCCTTAGCACTCAGGCTGAAGAAACTACCTGCTGATCATATGTGGAAAGGGAAAATCAATTATCTGGGAAATGATATGGAACTCTCAAATCCTTCACAAGttgaaaaagaaataagaagTG CTCAAAACAAATTAGCTGGTGAAGGAGTTGGAATTAGTGATAAATTAATTAGCCTGGAAATTAGTTCTCCAGATGTTCCAGACTTGACACTGATTGATCTGCCAGGGATTGCAAGAGTAGCAGTTGGTAACCAGCCAACAAATATTGGAGAACAG ATCAAAAAGCTTATTAAAAATTTTATTGATAAGGAAGAGACAGTAAATTTAGTGGTGGTTCCATGTAATGTTGATATAGCCACAACCGAGGCATTGAAGATGGCTCAGGAGGTGGATCCAgaaggagaaagaacacttg GAATCCTGACAAAGCCTGATTTGATAGACAAAGGAACTGAGGGGACTGTGGTGAAAATACTGAGAAACATGGTCATCCCCCTGAAAAAGGGATATATGATTGTGAAATGCCGAGGTCAGCAAGACATCCAATCTAACCTGCCACTGGCCTCTGCAATCCAGAAGGAGAAATCATTTTTTGAGAATCATAAATGTTTTGC AATGCTTCTACAAGAAAAAAGAGCCACGGTTcccttattggctgagaaacttaCAAATGAACTTGTGCATCATATTAGA AAAATCCAACTGTTTAATACAGACATCAACAGTTCAGTTCAAGGAGAAGAAAAATTGTCTGATAACGATACCAGGCTGTGCACCAAAATTCGTAAAGAATTTCAGAAATGGGGCCAGATTGTTGCTGAGAATGGCAAAAACA TTGAAAAATCCCTCCGTCCTGAGGAGTGGAGATTTGAAAATCAGTATCGTGGGCGAGAGCTACCAGGTTTTATCAATTACAGAACATTTGAAAGTTTTGTAAGGAAGCATATTATAGCTCTGGAACATCCTGCTGTTGAAGTACTAAATAAAGTGGCTG aAATAGTGCGTCAAGGATTCACAGAGGTTGCAAAGGCTGAGTTTGAAGATTTCCCCCATCTTTATCAACAAGCTAAG aAAATAATTGAAAGTATTAAGGAGAAACGAACAGCACAAGCTGAAGGTCTAATTAGAATCCAGTTTGAAATGGAACAGAAGTTATTTTGCCAGGATGATGTCTACAGGAAAGATCTAAGCATTATAAAAGAGAAAACCAAGGAAGGAGAATCTTTCGTGATCTTTTCTGGATCTCTGGATGGGAAAAAAACTCTAAGCTCCATGGGCACTGGTATCAATTTGGGAGGCATTCCCACACAGGGAGATATTTCCATCACAGAAATTACTTATCATTTGAAGACATACTTCAAT AGTGCAGGAGGCCGTTTGTCTTGCCAAATCCCTCTCATTATCCAGTTCTATGTACTCCAGAAATATGGCGACAACCTCCAAAATGAAATGCTGCAACTACTTCAACGTAGAGACATGCTGAGTATTTTGCTCCAGGAGCGCAAAGATGCTGCTGAACAGAGGCAGCTTCTGTCTGACCGCATTCGTCGTCTGACTGAAGCAAGGAGCCACTTGGCCAAATTTTCTAGTTAA